In the Candidatus Aminicenantes bacterium genome, CACCAGCTCAACCTGGCCAACGAGGCGGCGGGCCGGATGCTCATGACCGTCAGCGCCCTGGCCCAGAACGAGCTGCTGGGTTTTTACAAAAAGTTGCTGCCCTACGGGCTGGTCATCGCCAGCGAGAATCAAATGACGGAATATTATCAGGCCAACCTGAGCATCCGCATCCAAGATGAAAAAAAGTAAGCTTGCCCTGACGGCCATGCTGGCGCTGCTCTGCGTGAGCGCCGCCGGGTGCCTATTTTCGCTGGTTTACGGCCGATGGCAGGACGTCTCGCGCCGTAATCACCTGCGAACTTTTCGCGACCTCGCCGGCCAGGAAAAGGCGGCGCAGGCCCTGGATGCGGAATATCGCGAGTGGAGCGACCTGCCGCAGGCCCTGCAAAAATTCCGCCAGGACAATATCCTGAGCCTGGACGAGTTCGCCGCTTTCCGCCGCGACCTGGATGCCAGCCTGGCCGCCAACGGACTGCAGCCGCCGCGCATCGACTTCGCTTTCGGCAGCGGCAGCGAGGGATTCAGGAAAGTCACCGCCAAGTTTTCCCTGAGCGGCAGTTATCGCAGCCTGAAAAAATTCATTTACGACATGGAGACAAAACCCAAAATGCACTTTTTCAGCAGCCTGCAGCTGAGCGTTGCCGCCGACCTGGTCAAGGGCGGCTTCACCCTGGAGGTGTACCTTGGCGAATAGGGTCGTCCAGGCGCTGCTGCTGCTCATGCTGTGGCCGGCGCCGGCCCGGGGCGAGTTGCTTAAGCTGAGCCTGCTCAAGCAAATCGCCCCTCCCTTCTCGCTGAGACGGGACATTTTCCTCGGCGCCACGGCCCTGGCCGATTCCCGGCCGGGCCAGCCGCCAGCACAAAACGCGGCCCAGACGGAAGCCGCGCGCCGGACCATCGCCGAGGAGATATACCAGTCGGTCAGTTACGAGGGCTTCGTCAGCAAGAACGGCAGGAGCTCGGCACTGCTGAACATCAGCGGTGAATTTTTCATGGTCAACGAGGGGGACGTGGTCCTGCAGAAGATCACGATCCTGAAGATCGGCAGGGAGACGGTGACCATTGAATATGATAACCTTCCCTACGACATCAAGTTAAAAGGAGACGGCAATGACTAAAATCGATAAATGGCACCATCCGGCATGGGTGTTGCTTGCGGTTTTCTCCTGGTTCAGCTGCATGACCTATACGTCCGGCCTGCGCCAGGCCAGGGAATATTTCAAGGTGGGCGACTACGACAAGGCCTGTGAGATCCTGCAAAAAGCCGCGGCTGAAAGCCCCAAGAGCGATGAGGTCAAGACCATGCTCTTCCGGGCCAAACTGAACAGTTATTATGCCCATCTCTTCCGCGCCCGGCAAAAAAGCAAGGACAACGACCGCCCCGCCGCCGTCCGCGAATACCAGAAAGCCCTGGCCGTCTTTCCCGGCAACACCCAGCTGCAGGAGGAATTCGCCGCCTTTGAAAATCCCCGGGAAAACGCCAAGGCGGAGGTCCCGAAGCCGTCCGTGGTCCCCCCGGTGCAGCTGAATATCAAGAAGGACGAAAGGGTCAGCCTGAGCCTGAAGAATACGCCGATCACCAACATCTTTAAAAGCCTGGGCAAGACCTACAACATCAATTTCATCTTCGACAAGGACTTCCGCGATTTCCTGCACAGCCTGGAGATCGAAAACACCACCTTTTACGAAGTGCTGAAAGTCCTGTGCATGGTCTCCGGCTCGCAGTACCGGGTGCTCGACGCCAATACCGTCATCGTCTATCCCGACATCTTCGCCAAGAAAAAAGCCTTCGACCTGCGCGGCATCAAGACCTTTTACCTGTCCAACATCAAGGCCGAGGACGCGCGCAAGATGATCCAGATCGTCTTCCGCGACGAGCAGATCATCATCCAGGAGGAGGCCAACCTCAATGCCGTGGTCATCCGCGCCGATTACAACACCCTGGCCGAGATCGAACGCTTCCTGACCCGCATCGATAAGGAAAGGAACGAGGTGGAGCTCAACGTGGAGATCATGGAGGTCAACCGCGGCGTCATCAGCAAGCTCGGGGCCGATTTCAGCAACGGCGTGTTCGCCATCGGCGGCGGCACGGTCGGGGACAGCGGCGAGATCTCCAAAACCATGAACTTCAAGGACCTGGGCAGCACCAATTTTTTTCTGACCATTCCCAGCGTGGCCATGAATTTCCTGGAGGCGGACGCCAACAACAAGATCATCGCCAAGCCCAACCTGCGCGGCATTGACGGCGAGGAGATGACCTTCATGGTCGGCGACGAGGTGCCGGTCCCTGAGACCCAGTTCCAGGCCATCGCCGCCGGTGGCATCAACTCCTCGCCGGTGACGACCTACCGCTATCGCAACGTCGGCGTCGAGATCAAGATCACCCCGTTCATCCACCAGAACAACGAGGTCACCCTGAAGACCAAGCTGACCATCAACTTCATTTCCAGCGGCGCCAACTCCTCGTTCCCGACCTTCGGCAAGCGCGAGATCGAGAACAAGATCCGCCTGAAGGAGGGGGAGACCAACATCATCGGCGGCTTGA is a window encoding:
- a CDS encoding DUF4974 domain-containing protein; amino-acid sequence: MTKIDKWHHPAWVLLAVFSWFSCMTYTSGLRQAREYFKVGDYDKACEILQKAAAESPKSDEVKTMLFRAKLNSYYAHLFRARQKSKDNDRPAAVREYQKALAVFPGNTQLQEEFAAFENPRENAKAEVPKPSVVPPVQLNIKKDERVSLSLKNTPITNIFKSLGKTYNINFIFDKDFRDFLHSLEIENTTFYEVLKVLCMVSGSQYRVLDANTVIVYPDIFAKKKAFDLRGIKTFYLSNIKAEDARKMIQIVFRDEQIIIQEEANLNAVVIRADYNTLAEIERFLTRIDKERNEVELNVEIMEVNRGVISKLGADFSNGVFAIGGGTVGDSGEISKTMNFKDLGSTNFFLTIPSVAMNFLEADANNKIIAKPNLRGIDGEEMTFMVGDEVPVPETQFQAIAAGGINSSPVTTYRYRNVGVEIKITPFIHQNNEVTLKTKLTINFISSGANSSFPTFGKREIENKIRLKEGETNIIGGLIRDDIRGSISGVPFLDKIPLLGKLFGNSEKTISQTDLIFSITPKIIRKTPISTADIETIWSGSEWVGGSTVPLELKEEEGKPLQPRTQLGSNCLAIDPEQASV